One genomic region from Oryzias melastigma strain HK-1 linkage group LG19, ASM292280v2, whole genome shotgun sequence encodes:
- the pth3r gene encoding parathyroid hormone 3 receptor isoform X2, producing MLIICALALSHCFITITAVIDSDDVITRDEQIYVLTGVQARCERSIQTASVKDGDCAPEWDGIICWPRSRAGQLVSVPCPEYIYDFNHRGRAYRQCDVTGNWELVTSNNHTWANYTECTRYLTSNHRSLEEVFKRLHLMYTVGYSISLSSLLVAVSILCYFKRLHCTRNYIHIHLFTSFICRAVSIFVKDSVLYSITDDSRAEFPAERSYMAGCKAAVTFFLYFLATNHYWILAEGLYLHSLIFMALLSDKNYLWVLTIMGWGIPAVFVSIWVSARASLADTQCWDISAGNLKWIYQVPILAGIFVNFLLFINIIRVLASKLWETNTGKLNPRQQYRKLLKSTLVLMPLFGVHYIVFMAIPYTEVNGLLWQVQMHYEMFFNSSQGFFVAFIYCFCNGEVQAEVKKAWLRRSLTLDLKQKARITSSGGGSCYYGGMVSHATTHSVCLPAANPRAFAGDGSVVRPARHASVTALHPHYVQPGNPQERRGSAVFARNVIRGNDECKSHGSDDPDVSSSLKEIETPM from the exons ATGCTGATCATCTGCGCTTTGGCTCTTTCCCACTGTTTCATCACCATCACTGCAGTG ATCGactctgatgatgtcatcacgcGAGATGAGCAGATCTACGTTCTGACCGGGGTCCAGGCCAGGTGTGAACGGAGCATCCAGACGGCCTCCGTTAAAG ACGGAGATTGCGCCCCAGAGTGGGATGGCATCATCTGCTGGCCTCGGAGCCGGGCGGGTCAGCTGGTGTCAGTCCCGTGTCCAGAGTACATCTACGACTTCAATCACAGAG GACGAGCGTACCGCcagtgtgatgtcacaggaaACTGGGAGCTGGTAACCAGTAACAACCACACCTGGGCTAATTACACCGAGTGCACCAGATACCTGACCTCCAACCACAGAAGCCTCGAGGAG GTGTTCAAGCGGCTCCATCTCATGTACACTGTTGGATATTCTATCTCTCTGTCATCCCTGTTGGTCGCCGTGTCCATCCTTTGCTATTTCAa acgTCTCCACTGCACACGCAATTACATCCACATTCACCTCTTCACCTCCTTCATTTGTCGAGCTGTTAGCATTTTTGTGAAGGACAGCGTGCTCTACTCCATCACTGACGACAGCAGAGCCGAGTTTCCAGCGGAAAGGTCGTACATG GCTGGTTGTAAAGCTGCTGTTACCTTTTTCCTGTACTTCCTGGCAACCAATCACTACTGGATTCTGGCGGAGGGATTGTATCTCCATAGCCTCATCTTCATGGCTCTCCTGTCCGACAAGAACTACCTGTGGGTCCTCACCATCATGGGATGGG GTATTCctgctgtttttgtgtctatCTGGGTCAGCGCGCGAGCCTCGCTGGCTGATACTCA ATGTTGGGACATCAGTGCTGGAAATCTAAAGTGGATCTATCAAGTTCCCATTTTGGCAGgcattttt gtcaattttcttctttttattaatataattcGGGTGTTGGCCTCAAAACTTTGGGAAACAAACACTGGCAAACTGAACCCTCGACAACAGTACAG GAAGCTCCTGAAGTCCACTCTAGTGCTCATGCCTCTGTTTGGAGTCCACTACATTGTCTTCATGGCGATTCCCTACACTGAGGTGAATGGGCTGCTCTGGCAGGTGCAGATGCATTATGAGATGTTCTTCAACTCTTCCCAG ggtttttttgtggcatttatctACTGTTTCTGCAATGGGGAG GTGCAGGCGGAGGTGAAGAAGGCCTGGTTAAGACGCAGCCTCACGCTTGACCTCAAGCAGAAAGCCAGGATTACGAGCAGCGGCGGAGGCAGCTGCTACTACGGCGGCATGGTGTCTCACGCCACCACCCACAGCGTCTGCCTGCCTGCTGCCAATCCAAGAGCCTTCGCCGGGGATGGATCAGTGGTGAGGCCGGCGCGCCACGCTTCTGTCACAGCGTTACATCCTCACTATGTTCAACCCGGAAACCCTCAGGAGCGGCGCGGCTCGGCGGTTTTCGCCAGAAATGTTATCAGAGGAAATGATGAATGTAAAAGTCATGGATCGGACGATCCAGACGTCTCCTCATCTCTGAAGGAGATAGAGACCCCCATGTAG
- the pth3r gene encoding parathyroid hormone 3 receptor isoform X1 has product MLIICALALSHCFITITAVIDSDDVITRDEQIYVLTGVQARCERSIQTASVKDGDCAPEWDGIICWPRSRAGQLVSVPCPEYIYDFNHRGRAYRQCDVTGNWELVTSNNHTWANYTECTRYLTSNHRSLEEKVFKRLHLMYTVGYSISLSSLLVAVSILCYFKRLHCTRNYIHIHLFTSFICRAVSIFVKDSVLYSITDDSRAEFPAERSYMAGCKAAVTFFLYFLATNHYWILAEGLYLHSLIFMALLSDKNYLWVLTIMGWGIPAVFVSIWVSARASLADTQCWDISAGNLKWIYQVPILAGIFVNFLLFINIIRVLASKLWETNTGKLNPRQQYRKLLKSTLVLMPLFGVHYIVFMAIPYTEVNGLLWQVQMHYEMFFNSSQGFFVAFIYCFCNGEVQAEVKKAWLRRSLTLDLKQKARITSSGGGSCYYGGMVSHATTHSVCLPAANPRAFAGDGSVVRPARHASVTALHPHYVQPGNPQERRGSAVFARNVIRGNDECKSHGSDDPDVSSSLKEIETPM; this is encoded by the exons ATGCTGATCATCTGCGCTTTGGCTCTTTCCCACTGTTTCATCACCATCACTGCAGTG ATCGactctgatgatgtcatcacgcGAGATGAGCAGATCTACGTTCTGACCGGGGTCCAGGCCAGGTGTGAACGGAGCATCCAGACGGCCTCCGTTAAAG ACGGAGATTGCGCCCCAGAGTGGGATGGCATCATCTGCTGGCCTCGGAGCCGGGCGGGTCAGCTGGTGTCAGTCCCGTGTCCAGAGTACATCTACGACTTCAATCACAGAG GACGAGCGTACCGCcagtgtgatgtcacaggaaACTGGGAGCTGGTAACCAGTAACAACCACACCTGGGCTAATTACACCGAGTGCACCAGATACCTGACCTCCAACCACAGAAGCCTCGAGGAG AAGGTGTTCAAGCGGCTCCATCTCATGTACACTGTTGGATATTCTATCTCTCTGTCATCCCTGTTGGTCGCCGTGTCCATCCTTTGCTATTTCAa acgTCTCCACTGCACACGCAATTACATCCACATTCACCTCTTCACCTCCTTCATTTGTCGAGCTGTTAGCATTTTTGTGAAGGACAGCGTGCTCTACTCCATCACTGACGACAGCAGAGCCGAGTTTCCAGCGGAAAGGTCGTACATG GCTGGTTGTAAAGCTGCTGTTACCTTTTTCCTGTACTTCCTGGCAACCAATCACTACTGGATTCTGGCGGAGGGATTGTATCTCCATAGCCTCATCTTCATGGCTCTCCTGTCCGACAAGAACTACCTGTGGGTCCTCACCATCATGGGATGGG GTATTCctgctgtttttgtgtctatCTGGGTCAGCGCGCGAGCCTCGCTGGCTGATACTCA ATGTTGGGACATCAGTGCTGGAAATCTAAAGTGGATCTATCAAGTTCCCATTTTGGCAGgcattttt gtcaattttcttctttttattaatataattcGGGTGTTGGCCTCAAAACTTTGGGAAACAAACACTGGCAAACTGAACCCTCGACAACAGTACAG GAAGCTCCTGAAGTCCACTCTAGTGCTCATGCCTCTGTTTGGAGTCCACTACATTGTCTTCATGGCGATTCCCTACACTGAGGTGAATGGGCTGCTCTGGCAGGTGCAGATGCATTATGAGATGTTCTTCAACTCTTCCCAG ggtttttttgtggcatttatctACTGTTTCTGCAATGGGGAG GTGCAGGCGGAGGTGAAGAAGGCCTGGTTAAGACGCAGCCTCACGCTTGACCTCAAGCAGAAAGCCAGGATTACGAGCAGCGGCGGAGGCAGCTGCTACTACGGCGGCATGGTGTCTCACGCCACCACCCACAGCGTCTGCCTGCCTGCTGCCAATCCAAGAGCCTTCGCCGGGGATGGATCAGTGGTGAGGCCGGCGCGCCACGCTTCTGTCACAGCGTTACATCCTCACTATGTTCAACCCGGAAACCCTCAGGAGCGGCGCGGCTCGGCGGTTTTCGCCAGAAATGTTATCAGAGGAAATGATGAATGTAAAAGTCATGGATCGGACGATCCAGACGTCTCCTCATCTCTGAAGGAGATAGAGACCCCCATGTAG